The genome window CCTGGGGTAGCCGCCTGCGGGGCGTGAGCCGGGTGACGGGCAATCAGGGTCCGGGTGATGTCGTGATCACCCTTCGGGTCCGGTCCCCGTACGGGCCTGGATCCGACAGGACGCTGAGTGCGCGGGCAAGGGGCGCGATAGGTTGCCCGCCATGACTGAGCTTGGACCTGTCGCCTGGCCGCCGGTCCCGATCAGAACCGAGCGGCTGGTGCTCCGGGAGTCCGAGGCCCGCGACCGTGCGGCGTTCATCGAGCTGTTCGCCTCGCCAGAGGTGGGCACCTATCTCGGTGGCCCTCGACCGAGTGATGAGCTCGAGCGCACGGCGCCCGAGGTGCCCGGGCGGCGCCCTGGCTTCTTTGTGATCGATCTCGACGGAGCGATGATCGGCATGGTCACTCTCGACCGGCGCGGCGCAGAGCGTCCGGGTCACATCCGTCCGGACGCCGGGGAGGCCGAACTCGGCTACATGTTCCTGCCGGAGGTGTGGGGATGCGGATACGCCGGCGAGGCGTGCGCAGCGGCGCTCGACTGGTTCGCCGACGTGCTTCCCGGCGAGCCGGTGGTGCTCTGTACGCAGACCGCCAACGACCGTTCGATGCGCCTCGCGGCGAAGCTGGGGTTCACGGAGGTGGAGCGGTTCGAGGAGTTCGGCGCCGAGCAGTGGTTCGGTGTGTGGTCCTCGCTCCCGCCGTCCGGTTGAGCTCGTGCTCGACAGCGCGGATCCTCGAGGCCATCGATCGGCCGTGGGCCTTGGCCTCGGCGTCGTTGTGCATGGGCGCGCTGTGGCAGTCGATCAGATTCGTCGTCTCGCCGCGTTGCTGTTTGAAAGACGTCGTCGCATTTCGTCAGTGGACGCCCCGTTGCCCCAACAGGCGAGCGTGTTCCCTCTTCAGATCGGCGAACCCCTGCCGTGCGTACACGGCGAGCTCCTCGCTGGGGAACGGCACCAACGACAGATGCTGGTCGTATCCGCCCTGCGTCCACCTGGCAGCTGTGATCTCGTAGCCCGAGACATGGGCGCACAGTTGAAGCAAGATCGGCGGCATCTCCGGTTCCTTCAAGAGATCTGCATGCCTGATGACGAGATCGCGCATGGCCTGGATGTTCGGGAGGAACACGGTCGTGACCCACAGCCGCCACTCGGCGAGTTCTTCCTCGGTGGGTGGAGTCTCATGTATGAACGGTGATCTGCCGTCAGGTCGGGCGTTGCGCTCCTTGAACGCGTGGAAGCTGCGGCTGTTGGCCTCCGTGAGGGCGAACAGGGGTCCGTAGAAGTCGCTGAGTTGACGGTTCAGGCGTGCCAGACGTTCTTGGCGCTGTGACAGGCGTAGGCCGTTGAGATAGGTGGCGACATAGCCGACGAACGCCAGTCCGATGGTGACGACCAGTGCGATCATGGAAGGCGATGCTACTGAGCAGTGCACCCCTTGGTCAGTCGGTGGTAGCAGATGAGGGTTGCGGCGATACCTGCGAAGGCGCGGAAATGCTCGGGCCGACACGTCCGCAATCCACGTCGAGCCAGAAGGCCCTCACCCACTTAAAGATCGGTCAGCCGAACCTGCATGACGTGTCCACAACCCCTCGGGACAGAACATCCAGCCCACCTGAATCCGCTTGGCGTCCGGTACTGATCATCCGGCGATCGGCACGGCGTGGCCGGTGACCCGTACGCGAGCGTCGTGTGGGCCTACCTCGATGATCAGGTCGCTCGGCCGTCCCATGTCCTCGCCCTGGCGGATGGCGATCACACCCGCTGGGGGCAACAGGTCGAGCGTACGCAAGTAGCCTCCGAACGCGGCTGCTGCTGCTCCGGTGGCCGGGTCTTCGACGACGCCGCCGACGGGGAACGGGTCACGCGCGTGGAAGCGGTCGTCGCGCTCCCGCCAGACGAGGTGCACCGTCGTCCAGCCGTGGACCTGCATGACGCCAGCGAGGGCCTCGAAGTCGTAGTCGAGGTCGGTCAGTCGGCCACGGGAGCCCGCGGCGAGCACCAAATGCTCGTTGCCCGCGAAGGCGACGTGCGGCGGAAGCGCCGGGTCGAGGTCGGCTCTTTCCCACCCCAGGGCTGACAGCGTGGCGTCCACCTCGGCGGCCTGTGCCGGACGGGACCAGGTGGGGACGCTGGTGAGTGTCGCCCGTACAGCACCATGCCCATCGGTCACGGTCTCCACCTTGATCTCGCCGGCAGGCGTGTCGAAGACCAGAGGACCGGAGCCTATGCGTTCGGCAAGCGCCACCGATACGGCAACGGTGGCGTGCCCACAGAAGGCGACCTCGGCGAGGGGGCTGAAGTAGCGGAGCGCGAACCGACGGTGCTGCTCGTCGCGAGAGGTGACGAATGCTGTCTCGGAGTACCCCACCTCGCCGGCGACCGCCAGCATGCGCTGCTCGTCGAGTTGTGCGGCGTCGAGAACGACGCCGGCCGGATTCCCCCCGTCGGGGTGGGAGGTGAACGCCGCGTAGCGCAGGACATCGGTAACCGTTGAGCGAGTCATGCCCTTACCCTCCCGCCCTGACTC of Streptomyces cynarae contains these proteins:
- a CDS encoding GNAT family N-acetyltransferase, with the translated sequence MTELGPVAWPPVPIRTERLVLRESEARDRAAFIELFASPEVGTYLGGPRPSDELERTAPEVPGRRPGFFVIDLDGAMIGMVTLDRRGAERPGHIRPDAGEAELGYMFLPEVWGCGYAGEACAAALDWFADVLPGEPVVLCTQTANDRSMRLAAKLGFTEVERFEEFGAEQWFGVWSSLPPSG
- a CDS encoding PhzF family phenazine biosynthesis protein, whose translation is MTRSTVTDVLRYAAFTSHPDGGNPAGVVLDAAQLDEQRMLAVAGEVGYSETAFVTSRDEQHRRFALRYFSPLAEVAFCGHATVAVSVALAERIGSGPLVFDTPAGEIKVETVTDGHGAVRATLTSVPTWSRPAQAAEVDATLSALGWERADLDPALPPHVAFAGNEHLVLAAGSRGRLTDLDYDFEALAGVMQVHGWTTVHLVWRERDDRFHARDPFPVGGVVEDPATGAAAAAFGGYLRTLDLLPPAGVIAIRQGEDMGRPSDLIIEVGPHDARVRVTGHAVPIAG